One region of Ananas comosus cultivar F153 linkage group 9, ASM154086v1, whole genome shotgun sequence genomic DNA includes:
- the LOC109715881 gene encoding probable carbohydrate esterase At4g34215 isoform X2 — MLLSFLSLLLLLASAAAAVAEAEAEVEVEEEMVVFVLAGQSNMAGRGGVVGDRWDGDVPPECRPSPSILRLSAALRWEEAREPLHADIDRARPCGVGPGLPFASALRRSAAATAAAEGPGAEAIGLVPCAVGGTRIDEWARGAPLYAAMVRRARAALERGEGRRTRRLGAVLWYQGESDTVERSDAESYGGKLETMILDLRSDLGLPGLLFIQVAIASGEGNFTEIVRKAQKGLKLPNVICVDAKGLPLEGDHLHLTTQAQVQLGTKAMSFSTGNRTKAKFLCGLLVAAILCIL; from the exons atgctcctctccttcctctcccttctcctcctcctcgcctcggcggcggcggcggtggcggaggcggaggcggaggtggaggtggaggaggagatggtGGTCTTCGTGCTCGCGGGGCAGTCGAACATGGCGGGgcgcggcggcgtcgtcggcgACCGGTGGGACGGGGATGTCCCGCCGGAGTGCCGGCCGAGCCCCTCGATCCTGCGCCTCAGCGCCGCGCTCCGGTGGGAGGAGGCGCGGGAGCCGCTCCACGCCGACATCGACCGCGCCCGCCCCTGCGGCGTCGGCCCCGGCCTCCCCTTCGCCTCCGCGctccgccgctccgccgccgccaccgccgccgccgaggggCCCGGGGCGGAGGCGATCGGGCTCGTGCCGTGCGCGGTGGGGGGGACGCGGATCGACGAGTGGGCGCGGGGGGCGCCGCTCTACGCGGCGATGGTGCGGCGCGCCAGGGCGGCGTTGGAGCGGGGAGAGGGGCGGAGGACGAGGAGGTTGGGGGCGGTGCTGTGGTATCAGGGGGAGAGCGACACGGTGGAGCGAAGCGACGCCGAATCGTACGGTGGGAAACTGGAGACGATGATCCTTGATCTACGGTCGGATCTGGGCTTGCCCGGGCTCCTCTTCATCCAG GTTGCCATTGCATCAGGAGAAGGAAACTTCACAGAAATTGTAAGGAAAGCTCAGAAAGGGCTCAAACTTCCTAATGTTATATGTGTCGATGCGAAGGGATTGCCACTTGAAGGTGACCACCTCCACCTAACCACCCAAGCTCAAGTCCAGCTTG GTACCAAAGCAATGTCCTTTTCGACGGGAAATAGAACAAAGGCAAAATTTCTGTGTGGGTTATTAGTTGCTGCCATTCTTTGTATTCTATGA
- the LOC109715881 gene encoding probable carbohydrate esterase At4g34215 isoform X1 — translation MLLSFLSLLLLLASAAAAVAEAEAEVEVEEEMVVFVLAGQSNMAGRGGVVGDRWDGDVPPECRPSPSILRLSAALRWEEAREPLHADIDRARPCGVGPGLPFASALRRSAAATAAAEGPGAEAIGLVPCAVGGTRIDEWARGAPLYAAMVRRARAALERGEGRRTRRLGAVLWYQGESDTVERSDAESYGGKLETMILDLRSDLGLPGLLFIQVAIASGEGNFTEIVRKAQKGLKLPNVICVDAKGLPLEGDHLHLTTQAQVQLGKMLAQSYLTYGTKAMSFSTGNRTKAKFLCGLLVAAILCIL, via the exons atgctcctctccttcctctcccttctcctcctcctcgcctcggcggcggcggcggtggcggaggcggaggcggaggtggaggtggaggaggagatggtGGTCTTCGTGCTCGCGGGGCAGTCGAACATGGCGGGgcgcggcggcgtcgtcggcgACCGGTGGGACGGGGATGTCCCGCCGGAGTGCCGGCCGAGCCCCTCGATCCTGCGCCTCAGCGCCGCGCTCCGGTGGGAGGAGGCGCGGGAGCCGCTCCACGCCGACATCGACCGCGCCCGCCCCTGCGGCGTCGGCCCCGGCCTCCCCTTCGCCTCCGCGctccgccgctccgccgccgccaccgccgccgccgaggggCCCGGGGCGGAGGCGATCGGGCTCGTGCCGTGCGCGGTGGGGGGGACGCGGATCGACGAGTGGGCGCGGGGGGCGCCGCTCTACGCGGCGATGGTGCGGCGCGCCAGGGCGGCGTTGGAGCGGGGAGAGGGGCGGAGGACGAGGAGGTTGGGGGCGGTGCTGTGGTATCAGGGGGAGAGCGACACGGTGGAGCGAAGCGACGCCGAATCGTACGGTGGGAAACTGGAGACGATGATCCTTGATCTACGGTCGGATCTGGGCTTGCCCGGGCTCCTCTTCATCCAG GTTGCCATTGCATCAGGAGAAGGAAACTTCACAGAAATTGTAAGGAAAGCTCAGAAAGGGCTCAAACTTCCTAATGTTATATGTGTCGATGCGAAGGGATTGCCACTTGAAGGTGACCACCTCCACCTAACCACCCAAGCTCAAGTCCAGCTTGGTAAAATGTTGGCTCAATCCTATCTAACTTATG GTACCAAAGCAATGTCCTTTTCGACGGGAAATAGAACAAAGGCAAAATTTCTGTGTGGGTTATTAGTTGCTGCCATTCTTTGTATTCTATGA